Proteins encoded by one window of Lycium barbarum isolate Lr01 chromosome 11, ASM1917538v2, whole genome shotgun sequence:
- the LOC132617817 gene encoding glucan endo-1,3-beta-glucosidase 12, which produces MEKLTICLLFLFSLSLFSSIADGGSIGVNYGRVANNLPSASKVIALLKSQGVERVKVYDADPAVLKALSGSGIKVTVDLPNELLYNAAKRQSFAYSWVQKNVAAYYPSTQIESIAVGNEVFVDPHNTTRFLVLAMKNIHQALVKYNFHDKIKVSSPIALSALQNSYPSSAGSFRSELIEPVIKPMLDFLRQTGSYLMVNCYPFFAYESNSDVIPLDYALFHENPGVVDAGNGLRYFSLFDAQIDAVNAALSGLKYDDIKMVVTETGWPSKGDETEKGASVDNAASYNGNLVKRILTGGGTPLRPKEELTVFLFAIFNENKKPGPTSERNFGLFYPNEKKVYDIPLTMEGLKHYVDRPPVAGNHRMQKGKKGNVTALAGQTWCVASGESGKDNLQAALDYACGEGGADCRSIQPGSTCYNPNTLEAHASFAFNSYYQKNGRAMGSCYFGGAAFIVHQQPKYGSCELPTED; this is translated from the exons ATGGAAAAACTCACCATTTgtcttctctttctcttttcccTTTCCCTTTTCTCCTCCATTGCAG ATGGTGGTTCAATTGGTGTAAACTATGGTCGTGTAGCTAACAACTTACCATCAGCATCCAAAGTTATAGCACTACTAAAATCTCAAGGCGTAGAACGGGTCAAGGTTTACGATGCTGACCCGGCTGTGCTCAAAGCACTTTCCGGGTCGGGTATTAAAGTTACTGTAGACCTTCCTAACGAGCTCCTTTACAATGCAGCTAAACGGCAATCTTTTGCTTACTCATGGGTCCAAAAAAACGTCGCTGCTTACTACCCTTCTACCCAAATCGAATCGATTGCTGTTGGAAACGAAGTATTCGTTGACCCGCATAACACGACCCGTTTTCTTGTACTCGCTATGAAGAATATACATCAAGCTCTAGTTAAGTACAATTTCCATGACAAAATAAAAGTGTCATCACCCATTGCACTTAGTGCATTGCAAAACTCTTACCCGTCTTCAGCCGGGTCATTCCGATCCGAATTAATCGAACCCGTAATAAAACCCATGTTGGATTTCCTACGTCAAACTGGTTCTTACCTTATGGTTAACTGTTACCCTTTTTTTGCATACGAGTCAAACTCTGACGTCATCCCTCTTGACTACGCTTTATTCCATGAAAACCCTGGTGTTGTTGACGCTGGTAACGGACTCCGTTACTTTAGCTTATTTGACGCTCAAATTGACGCCGTTAACGCTGCGTTGTCGGGTTTGAAGTACGATGATATTAAAATGGTCGTAACGGAAACTGGTTGGCCGTCAAAAGGAGATGAAACCGAAAAAGGTGCCAGCGTGGACAATGCAGCCTCGTACAACGGTAACCTTGTAAAAAGAATCTTAACCGGTGGTGGGACACCATTAAGACCTAAAGAAGAACTTACTGTCTTCCTCTTTGCTATTTTCAACGAGAACAAAAAACCGGGTCCAACATCGGAGCGTAATTTCGGGTTGTTTTACCCGAATGAGAAAAAAGTTTATGACATACCGTTGACTATGGAGGGTTTGAAACATTATGTTGACCGGCCACCGGTCGCCGGAAATCATAGAATGCagaagggtaaaaagggaaatgtGACGGCGCTTGCGGGACAAACATGGTGTGTGGCGAGTGGTGAATCGGGAAAAGATAATTTACAAGCGGCTTTAGATTATGCTTGTGGTGAGGGTGGAGCTGATTGCCGTTCGATTCAACCAGGGTCCACGTGTTATAATCCTAACACGTTAGAAGCGCACGCGTCGTTTGCTTTCAATAGTTATTATCAAAAAAATGGACGTGCGATGGGGTCGTGTTATTTTGGCGGGGCCGCGTTTATTGTTCATCAACAACCTA AGTATGGAAGCTGTGAATTACCTACTGAAGATTGA